A genomic segment from Phragmites australis chromosome 6, lpPhrAust1.1, whole genome shotgun sequence encodes:
- the LOC133923080 gene encoding putative cyclin-dependent kinase F-2 produces the protein MFLKVCQGRPSVFELRRTFADHSNSEGDSVIVMERRCAGSCANSSPVSGDGRSQEAGILHRDIKPENVLIDHGVEDRTQNPLDKEKGAPAVDDKQQPPKEICDFAMSEPVTRKEAEYLPLATWRPYRTPEIFLGSKDYDGRIDTKALGCIMAELLAGGDGRAFFDTKTDADVLRKMLDVVGAQGIKDWHGLFRLAMRDPETAQRVRDCRDTGRLREVFLKEVLSKAGFKCSAGCWTATRNVGSPRRTRMCSRCRGSSTADSLYCNG, from the exons ATGTTCCTCAAGGTGTGCCAAGGCCGCCCATCAGTCTTCGAGCTCCGGCGCACATTCGCCGACCACAGCAACAGCGAGGGCGACAGCGTCATAGTCATGGA GCGGAGGTGCGCCGGATCATGCGCCAACTCCTCGCCGGTGTCGGGAGACGGGAGGTCGCAAGAGGCAGGCATCCTGCACAGGGATATCAAGCCCGAAAACGTGCTGATCGACCACGGCGTGGAGGACAGGACTCAGAACCCACTGGACAAGGAGAAGGGCGCGCCCGCCGTCGACGATAAGCAACAACCGCCTAAAGAGATCTGTGACTTTGCCATGTCGGAGCCGGTCACGCGAAAGGAAGCCGAGTACTTGCCGTTGGCGACGTGGAGACCCTACCGCACGCCCGAGATCTTCCTCGGCTCAAAGGACTACGACGGCCGCATTGACACGAAGGCGCTCGGCTGCATCATGGCCGAgctcctcgccggcggcgacggcaggGCTTTCTTCGACACCAAGACGGACGCAGATGTCCTGCGCAAGATGCTGGACGTGGTTGGCGCGCAGGGCATCAAGGACTGGCACGGGTTGTTCCGGCTGGCGATGCGCGACCCGGAGACCGCGCAGCGTGTGCGGGATTGCCGGGACACCGGCCGCCTGCGAGAGGTGTTCCTGAAGGAGGTGCTCTCGAAGGCCGGCTTCAAGTGCTCAGCGGGCTGCTGGACAGCAACCCGGAACGTCGGCTCACCGCGGCGGACGCGCATGTGCTCCAGATGCCGTGGTTCATCGACGGCCGATTCCCTATATTGCAATGGCTAA